From the Cydia pomonella isolate Wapato2018A chromosome 23, ilCydPomo1, whole genome shotgun sequence genome, one window contains:
- the LOC133530491 gene encoding uncharacterized protein LOC133530491 isoform X3, whose translation MNSGTTGTSGTSNITAVENVRKLQPVDVQFDHSYFKGKTTPPPAESDKTSENIFSWQTAELIEADASEDPAPAPVPEKEKLPDDVVTLSLFCDDDRPIQSESIDLVPSIDLEDVELRCKDCAAGIDGYSFWCVQCACGALCGACAGSAAHDRHYALRAPRRATQNQTQAVLAVIRQQLLMENLLTLYETDENGVKTEVKEETQEPASPTAPASTPDPLAVKPHTDPLIVEPYRDPLTAEPDKCVDDESNGDHHPYKRPRLMDDSRMGAKPTSTVSKKEGDVSQQLLLNVHIRRGSQTVQIFTPSDLRSQDIIRTTTCNRKGSQDALATNINLRRTQQSLLKVPSNVLRGSQTVQARATRDLRSQNIQVTSSNLRESQIVVTPEKVQNIHKPVQHDYSKGSNLQPAPQNVLKSFSTPFKETSEQNRTETGMNNLDDVVDEELVEFLEEEILDDSGEDQLDTENWDEQIINDDSSSDVEREVNSGLGKERRNVKDLTDKANWNEDDEISVSNRESESQGNIQITSSKFREIHDVLMATTTSNLRGSQNDILANNDVKRTQTVTQIDLSDLKDSKTKVIVDNNDLGQLRTVLQIDPSDSRLQTVQQAISGIRGSQDATQVTPSDLKRSQDILQIPSRLKRSQTRCHFQRSKSIAYSSNPSNPTGSQVCPKGIPSHLRESKHARDLLRIRQNFLPSDPGGLKTRQKFRPSILKKVISDLSESQNVTQVQQVISDIRGSQDASQVTPSNLRGSQAILQIPSHLKRSQTRCSFQRSKSIAKSFNSSDPTGSQVCPKVIPSHLTKSKNRRSLLRRQLQQLQQKFQPTDPRRSNTHQKFQPSILRKSNILLTPKKVQNITKAVQHDYPKGPKPQQVSQNVLRGFSTPLKVTSEPNRTETGMNNLDDVVDEELVEFLEEEIFDDSEEDQLDNRDEHRIDENSVRDIEREVNIALREERINEKDQTDTGDSDEDDENSVSDESEVVDKECNSQVEKENRIDENSIRDVESEVDDSDLDKDYRIEEDVIDEDSINETDEEDIAEGVGRRTRNVTNRTMTDEQMLRKLTSEATVQLQPLTSSDIRNWVHRKRRRKN comes from the exons AGAGTGACAAGACGTccgaaaacattttctcttgGCAGACAGCAGAGTTGATAGAAGCAG ATGCTTCTGAAGACCCGGCACCGGCACCGGTGCCAGAGAAAGAAAAATTGCCTGACGACGTCGTGACGCTGTCCTTGTTCTGTGACGACGACCGGCCCATACAATCCGAGTCTATTGACTTGG taCCATCAATTGATCTTGAAGATGTCGAACTCCGGTGTAAGGATTGTGCAGCAGGTATTGACGG GTACTCATTCTGGTGCGTGCAGTGCGCGTGCGGCGCGCTGTGCGGCGCGTGCGCGGGGAGCGCGGCGCACGACCGGCACTATGCGTTACGTGCGCCAAGGCGCGCCACGCAG aaCCAAACGCAGGCAGTACTGGCAGTTATACGACAACAACTGCTGATGGAAAACTTATTAACACTGTACGAGACTGATGAAAATGG CGTGAAAACGGAAGTAAAAGAAGAGACACAGGAGCCCGCGTCACCAACCGCGCCCGCCTCCACGCCCGACCCGCTCGCAGTGAAGCCCCACACTGACCCGCTCATAGTGGAGCCTTATCGTGACCCGCTCACCGCGGAGCCCGACAAG TGTGTCGACGATGAAAGTAACGGTGACCACCACCCTTACAAGCGTCCTCGACTCATGGACGACAGCAGAATGGGCGCCAAACCAACCTCTACAGTCAGTAAAAAAGAAGGTGATGTCTCACAGCAACTCCTGTTAAATGTCCATATACGAAGAGGATCGCAAACAGTCCAGATATTCACTCCTAGCGATCTCAGATCACAAGATATCATACGAACCACTACGTGCAACCGCAAAGGGTCACAAGATGCTCTGGCAACTAATATCAATCTCAGACGAACACAACAATCCCTTTTAAAGGTCCCATCTAATGTTTTAAGAGGATCGCAAACGGTTCAGGCACGCGCTACTCGCGATCTCAGATCACAAAACATACAGGTCACTTCTAGCAACCTCAGAGAATCACAAATCGTCGTAACGCCCGAAAAGGTCCAAAACATTCACAAACCTGTACAACACGATTATTCCAAAGGTTCAAACCTACAACCAGCACCTCAAAATGTTCTCAAGAGCTTCTCTACTCCATTCAAAGAAACTTCAGAACAGAATCGCACCGAAACAGGAATGAATAATTTAGACGATGTGGTAGATGAGGAACTTGTAGAGTTTTTGGAGGAAGAAATATTGGACGATAGCGGAGAAGATCAATTAGATACTGAGAATTGGGatgaacaaataataaatgacGATTCTTCTAGCGATGTTGAAAGAGAAGTAAATTCAGGTTTAGGTAAAGAAAGAAGAAATGTTAAAGATCTAACAGATAAAGCTAATTGGAATGAAGATGACGAAATCTCTGTAAGTAATAGAGAGAGTGAATCACAAGGCAACATACAAATCACTTCTAGCAAATTCAGAGAAATACACGATGTTCTAATGGCTACTACTACTAGCAATCTCAGAGGCTCACAGAATGATATATTGGCtaataacgatgtcaaaagaACACAAACTGTTACACAGATTGATCTTAGTGATTTAAAAGATTCAAAAACGAAAGTAATTGTTGATAATAATGATTTAGGGCAATTACGAACTGTTTTACAGATTGATCCGAGCGATTCACGACTACAAACGGTCCAACAGGCCATTAGTGGTATTAGAGGATCACAAGATGCCACGCAAGTCACTCCTAGCGATCTTAAAAGATCGCAAGATATATTACAGATTCCTAGCCGTCTTAAAAGATCTCAAACTCGTTGTCACTTCCAGCGATCCAAGAGTATTGCATATTCTTCTAACCCTAGCAATCCCACAGGGTCACAGGTTTGTCCTAAGGGGATACCTAGCCATCTTAGAGAATCAAAACATGCCCGTGACCTATTACGAATTCGACAAAATTTCCTACCCAGTGATCCCGGAGGGTTAAAAACTCGCCAAAAATTCCGACCTAGCATACTCAAAAAGGTCATTAGTGATCTGAGCGAATCACAAAATGTCACCCAGGTCCAACAGGTCATTAGTGATATTAGAGGATCACAAGATGCCTCACAGGTCACTCCTAGCAATCTTAGAGGATCGCAAGCTATATTACAAATTCCTAGCCATCTTAAAAGATCTCAAACTCGTTGTTCCTTCCAGCGTTCTAAGAGTATTGCAAAATCTTTTAACTCTAGCGATCCCACAGGATCACAAGTTTGTCCTAAGGTGATACCTAGTCATCTTACAAAATCAAAAAATCGCCGTAGCCTGTTACGACGACAGTTACAACAACTACAACAAAAGTTCCAACCCACTGATCCCAGAAGGTCAAACACTCACCAAAAATTCCAACCTAGCATACTTAGAAAATCAAATATTCTCCTAACGCCCAAAAAGGTCCAAAACATTACCAAAGCTGTACAACACGACTATCCCAAAGGACCAAAACCACAACAAGTATCACAAAATGTTCTCAGGGGCTTCTCTACTCCACTAAAAGTAACCTCAGAACCGAATCGCACCGAAACAGGAATGAATAATTTAGACGATGTGGTAGATGAGGAACTTGTAGAGTTTTTGGAGGAAGAAATATTCGACGATAGCGAAGAAGATCAATTAGACAATCGGGATGAACATAGAATAGATGAAAATTCTGTTAGAGATATAGAAAGGGAAGTAAATATAGCTTTACGTGAAGAAAGAATAAATGAAAAAGATCAAACAGATACAGGGGATTCGGATGAAGATGACGAAAATTCTGTTAGTGATGAGAGTGAAGTGGTGGACAAAGAATGTAATAGTCAGGTAGAGAAAGAAAATCGGATAGATGAAAATTCAATCAGAGATGTAGAAAGTGAAGTAGATGACAGTGATTTAGATAAAGATTATAGAATAGAAGAGGACGTGATAGATGAAGATTCAATAAATGAGACAGATGAAGAAGATATTGCTGAAGGCGTTGGCAGGAGAACGCGAAACGTAACAAATAGGACTATGACTGATGAACAGATGCTTCGAAAGCTGACTTCAGAAG CCACGGTGCAGCTGCAGCCCCTTACCTCATCAGATATAAGGAACTGGGTCCACAGGAAGAGACGGagaaaaaactga
- the LOC133530491 gene encoding uncharacterized protein LOC133530491 isoform X2 — protein sequence MVGKSRYCEICGVREINRGGFFACFPKNEQRCKTWVKLVGKKDLLNVPIEKLHELRHVCGDHFEPRDFGKTRGKLKKRAFPKLQLFAPPLSDSLLRGFPQHVASQQQESDKTSENIFSWQTAELIEADASEDPAPAPVPEKEKLPDDVVTLSLFCDDDRPIQSESIDLVPSIDLEDVELRCKDCAAGIDGYSFWCVQCACGALCGACAGSAAHDRHYALRAPRRATQNQTQAVLAVIRQQLLMENLLTLYETDENGVKTEVKEETQEPASPTAPASTPDPLAVKPHTDPLIVEPYRDPLTAEPDKCVDDESNGDHHPYKRPRLMDDSRMGAKPTSTVSKKEGDVSQQLLLNVHIRRGSQTVQIFTPSDLRSQDIIRTTTCNRKGSQDALATNINLRRTQQSLLKVPSNVLRGSQTVQARATRDLRSQNIQVTSSNLRESQIVVTPEKVQNIHKPVQHDYSKGSNLQPAPQNVLKSFSTPFKETSEQNRTETGMNNLDDVVDEELVEFLEEEILDDSGEDQLDTENWDEQIINDDSSSDVEREVNSGLGKERRNVKDLTDKANWNEDDEISVSNRESESQGNIQITSSKFREIHDVLMATTTSNLRGSQNDILANNDVKRTQTVTQIDLSDLKDSKTKVIVDNNDLGQLRTVLQIDPSDSRLQTVQQAISGIRGSQDATQVTPSDLKRSQDILQIPSRLKRSQTRCHFQRSKSIAYSSNPSNPTGSQVCPKGIPSHLRESKHARDLLRIRQNFLPSDPGGLKTRQKFRPSILKKVISDLSESQNVTQVQQVISDIRGSQDASQVTPSNLRGSQAILQIPSHLKRSQTRCSFQRSKSIAKSFNSSDPTGSQVCPKVIPSHLTKSKNRRSLLRRQLQQLQQKFQPTDPRRSNTHQKFQPSILRKSNILLTPKKVQNITKAVQHDYPKGPKPQQVSQNVLRGFSTPLKVTSEPNRTETGMNNLDDVVDEELVEFLEEEIFDDSEEDQLDNRDEHRIDENSVRDIEREVNIALREERINEKDQTDTGDSDEDDENSVSDESEVVDKECNSQVEKENRIDENSIRDVESEVDDSDLDKDYRIEEDVIDEDSINETDEEDIAEGVGRRTRNVTNRTMTDEQMLRKLTSEATVQLQPLTSSDIRNWVHRKRRRKN from the exons AGAGTGACAAGACGTccgaaaacattttctcttgGCAGACAGCAGAGTTGATAGAAGCAG ATGCTTCTGAAGACCCGGCACCGGCACCGGTGCCAGAGAAAGAAAAATTGCCTGACGACGTCGTGACGCTGTCCTTGTTCTGTGACGACGACCGGCCCATACAATCCGAGTCTATTGACTTGG taCCATCAATTGATCTTGAAGATGTCGAACTCCGGTGTAAGGATTGTGCAGCAGGTATTGACGG GTACTCATTCTGGTGCGTGCAGTGCGCGTGCGGCGCGCTGTGCGGCGCGTGCGCGGGGAGCGCGGCGCACGACCGGCACTATGCGTTACGTGCGCCAAGGCGCGCCACGCAG aaCCAAACGCAGGCAGTACTGGCAGTTATACGACAACAACTGCTGATGGAAAACTTATTAACACTGTACGAGACTGATGAAAATGG CGTGAAAACGGAAGTAAAAGAAGAGACACAGGAGCCCGCGTCACCAACCGCGCCCGCCTCCACGCCCGACCCGCTCGCAGTGAAGCCCCACACTGACCCGCTCATAGTGGAGCCTTATCGTGACCCGCTCACCGCGGAGCCCGACAAG TGTGTCGACGATGAAAGTAACGGTGACCACCACCCTTACAAGCGTCCTCGACTCATGGACGACAGCAGAATGGGCGCCAAACCAACCTCTACAGTCAGTAAAAAAGAAGGTGATGTCTCACAGCAACTCCTGTTAAATGTCCATATACGAAGAGGATCGCAAACAGTCCAGATATTCACTCCTAGCGATCTCAGATCACAAGATATCATACGAACCACTACGTGCAACCGCAAAGGGTCACAAGATGCTCTGGCAACTAATATCAATCTCAGACGAACACAACAATCCCTTTTAAAGGTCCCATCTAATGTTTTAAGAGGATCGCAAACGGTTCAGGCACGCGCTACTCGCGATCTCAGATCACAAAACATACAGGTCACTTCTAGCAACCTCAGAGAATCACAAATCGTCGTAACGCCCGAAAAGGTCCAAAACATTCACAAACCTGTACAACACGATTATTCCAAAGGTTCAAACCTACAACCAGCACCTCAAAATGTTCTCAAGAGCTTCTCTACTCCATTCAAAGAAACTTCAGAACAGAATCGCACCGAAACAGGAATGAATAATTTAGACGATGTGGTAGATGAGGAACTTGTAGAGTTTTTGGAGGAAGAAATATTGGACGATAGCGGAGAAGATCAATTAGATACTGAGAATTGGGatgaacaaataataaatgacGATTCTTCTAGCGATGTTGAAAGAGAAGTAAATTCAGGTTTAGGTAAAGAAAGAAGAAATGTTAAAGATCTAACAGATAAAGCTAATTGGAATGAAGATGACGAAATCTCTGTAAGTAATAGAGAGAGTGAATCACAAGGCAACATACAAATCACTTCTAGCAAATTCAGAGAAATACACGATGTTCTAATGGCTACTACTACTAGCAATCTCAGAGGCTCACAGAATGATATATTGGCtaataacgatgtcaaaagaACACAAACTGTTACACAGATTGATCTTAGTGATTTAAAAGATTCAAAAACGAAAGTAATTGTTGATAATAATGATTTAGGGCAATTACGAACTGTTTTACAGATTGATCCGAGCGATTCACGACTACAAACGGTCCAACAGGCCATTAGTGGTATTAGAGGATCACAAGATGCCACGCAAGTCACTCCTAGCGATCTTAAAAGATCGCAAGATATATTACAGATTCCTAGCCGTCTTAAAAGATCTCAAACTCGTTGTCACTTCCAGCGATCCAAGAGTATTGCATATTCTTCTAACCCTAGCAATCCCACAGGGTCACAGGTTTGTCCTAAGGGGATACCTAGCCATCTTAGAGAATCAAAACATGCCCGTGACCTATTACGAATTCGACAAAATTTCCTACCCAGTGATCCCGGAGGGTTAAAAACTCGCCAAAAATTCCGACCTAGCATACTCAAAAAGGTCATTAGTGATCTGAGCGAATCACAAAATGTCACCCAGGTCCAACAGGTCATTAGTGATATTAGAGGATCACAAGATGCCTCACAGGTCACTCCTAGCAATCTTAGAGGATCGCAAGCTATATTACAAATTCCTAGCCATCTTAAAAGATCTCAAACTCGTTGTTCCTTCCAGCGTTCTAAGAGTATTGCAAAATCTTTTAACTCTAGCGATCCCACAGGATCACAAGTTTGTCCTAAGGTGATACCTAGTCATCTTACAAAATCAAAAAATCGCCGTAGCCTGTTACGACGACAGTTACAACAACTACAACAAAAGTTCCAACCCACTGATCCCAGAAGGTCAAACACTCACCAAAAATTCCAACCTAGCATACTTAGAAAATCAAATATTCTCCTAACGCCCAAAAAGGTCCAAAACATTACCAAAGCTGTACAACACGACTATCCCAAAGGACCAAAACCACAACAAGTATCACAAAATGTTCTCAGGGGCTTCTCTACTCCACTAAAAGTAACCTCAGAACCGAATCGCACCGAAACAGGAATGAATAATTTAGACGATGTGGTAGATGAGGAACTTGTAGAGTTTTTGGAGGAAGAAATATTCGACGATAGCGAAGAAGATCAATTAGACAATCGGGATGAACATAGAATAGATGAAAATTCTGTTAGAGATATAGAAAGGGAAGTAAATATAGCTTTACGTGAAGAAAGAATAAATGAAAAAGATCAAACAGATACAGGGGATTCGGATGAAGATGACGAAAATTCTGTTAGTGATGAGAGTGAAGTGGTGGACAAAGAATGTAATAGTCAGGTAGAGAAAGAAAATCGGATAGATGAAAATTCAATCAGAGATGTAGAAAGTGAAGTAGATGACAGTGATTTAGATAAAGATTATAGAATAGAAGAGGACGTGATAGATGAAGATTCAATAAATGAGACAGATGAAGAAGATATTGCTGAAGGCGTTGGCAGGAGAACGCGAAACGTAACAAATAGGACTATGACTGATGAACAGATGCTTCGAAAGCTGACTTCAGAAG CCACGGTGCAGCTGCAGCCCCTTACCTCATCAGATATAAGGAACTGGGTCCACAGGAAGAGACGGagaaaaaactga
- the LOC133530491 gene encoding uncharacterized protein LOC133530491 isoform X5, which produces MNSESDKTSENIFSWQTAELIEADASEDPAPAPVPEKEKLPDDVVTLSLFCDDDRPIQSESIDLVPSIDLEDVELRCKDCAAGIDGYSFWCVQCACGALCGACAGSAAHDRHYALRAPRRATQNQTQAVLAVIRQQLLMENLLTLYETDENGVKTEVKEETQEPASPTAPASTPDPLAVKPHTDPLIVEPYRDPLTAEPDKCVDDESNGDHHPYKRPRLMDDSRMGAKPTSTVSKKEGDVSQQLLLNVHIRRGSQTVQIFTPSDLRSQDIIRTTTCNRKGSQDALATNINLRRTQQSLLKVPSNVLRGSQTVQARATRDLRSQNIQVTSSNLRESQIVVTPEKVQNIHKPVQHDYSKGSNLQPAPQNVLKSFSTPFKETSEQNRTETGMNNLDDVVDEELVEFLEEEILDDSGEDQLDTENWDEQIINDDSSSDVEREVNSGLGKERRNVKDLTDKANWNEDDEISVSNRESESQGNIQITSSKFREIHDVLMATTTSNLRGSQNDILANNDVKRTQTVTQIDLSDLKDSKTKVIVDNNDLGQLRTVLQIDPSDSRLQTVQQAISGIRGSQDATQVTPSDLKRSQDILQIPSRLKRSQTRCHFQRSKSIAYSSNPSNPTGSQVCPKGIPSHLRESKHARDLLRIRQNFLPSDPGGLKTRQKFRPSILKKVISDLSESQNVTQVQQVISDIRGSQDASQVTPSNLRGSQAILQIPSHLKRSQTRCSFQRSKSIAKSFNSSDPTGSQVCPKVIPSHLTKSKNRRSLLRRQLQQLQQKFQPTDPRRSNTHQKFQPSILRKSNILLTPKKVQNITKAVQHDYPKGPKPQQVSQNVLRGFSTPLKVTSEPNRTETGMNNLDDVVDEELVEFLEEEIFDDSEEDQLDNRDEHRIDENSVRDIEREVNIALREERINEKDQTDTGDSDEDDENSVSDESEVVDKECNSQVEKENRIDENSIRDVESEVDDSDLDKDYRIEEDVIDEDSINETDEEDIAEGVGRRTRNVTNRTMTDEQMLRKLTSEATVQLQPLTSSDIRNWVHRKRRRKN; this is translated from the exons AGAGTGACAAGACGTccgaaaacattttctcttgGCAGACAGCAGAGTTGATAGAAGCAG ATGCTTCTGAAGACCCGGCACCGGCACCGGTGCCAGAGAAAGAAAAATTGCCTGACGACGTCGTGACGCTGTCCTTGTTCTGTGACGACGACCGGCCCATACAATCCGAGTCTATTGACTTGG taCCATCAATTGATCTTGAAGATGTCGAACTCCGGTGTAAGGATTGTGCAGCAGGTATTGACGG GTACTCATTCTGGTGCGTGCAGTGCGCGTGCGGCGCGCTGTGCGGCGCGTGCGCGGGGAGCGCGGCGCACGACCGGCACTATGCGTTACGTGCGCCAAGGCGCGCCACGCAG aaCCAAACGCAGGCAGTACTGGCAGTTATACGACAACAACTGCTGATGGAAAACTTATTAACACTGTACGAGACTGATGAAAATGG CGTGAAAACGGAAGTAAAAGAAGAGACACAGGAGCCCGCGTCACCAACCGCGCCCGCCTCCACGCCCGACCCGCTCGCAGTGAAGCCCCACACTGACCCGCTCATAGTGGAGCCTTATCGTGACCCGCTCACCGCGGAGCCCGACAAG TGTGTCGACGATGAAAGTAACGGTGACCACCACCCTTACAAGCGTCCTCGACTCATGGACGACAGCAGAATGGGCGCCAAACCAACCTCTACAGTCAGTAAAAAAGAAGGTGATGTCTCACAGCAACTCCTGTTAAATGTCCATATACGAAGAGGATCGCAAACAGTCCAGATATTCACTCCTAGCGATCTCAGATCACAAGATATCATACGAACCACTACGTGCAACCGCAAAGGGTCACAAGATGCTCTGGCAACTAATATCAATCTCAGACGAACACAACAATCCCTTTTAAAGGTCCCATCTAATGTTTTAAGAGGATCGCAAACGGTTCAGGCACGCGCTACTCGCGATCTCAGATCACAAAACATACAGGTCACTTCTAGCAACCTCAGAGAATCACAAATCGTCGTAACGCCCGAAAAGGTCCAAAACATTCACAAACCTGTACAACACGATTATTCCAAAGGTTCAAACCTACAACCAGCACCTCAAAATGTTCTCAAGAGCTTCTCTACTCCATTCAAAGAAACTTCAGAACAGAATCGCACCGAAACAGGAATGAATAATTTAGACGATGTGGTAGATGAGGAACTTGTAGAGTTTTTGGAGGAAGAAATATTGGACGATAGCGGAGAAGATCAATTAGATACTGAGAATTGGGatgaacaaataataaatgacGATTCTTCTAGCGATGTTGAAAGAGAAGTAAATTCAGGTTTAGGTAAAGAAAGAAGAAATGTTAAAGATCTAACAGATAAAGCTAATTGGAATGAAGATGACGAAATCTCTGTAAGTAATAGAGAGAGTGAATCACAAGGCAACATACAAATCACTTCTAGCAAATTCAGAGAAATACACGATGTTCTAATGGCTACTACTACTAGCAATCTCAGAGGCTCACAGAATGATATATTGGCtaataacgatgtcaaaagaACACAAACTGTTACACAGATTGATCTTAGTGATTTAAAAGATTCAAAAACGAAAGTAATTGTTGATAATAATGATTTAGGGCAATTACGAACTGTTTTACAGATTGATCCGAGCGATTCACGACTACAAACGGTCCAACAGGCCATTAGTGGTATTAGAGGATCACAAGATGCCACGCAAGTCACTCCTAGCGATCTTAAAAGATCGCAAGATATATTACAGATTCCTAGCCGTCTTAAAAGATCTCAAACTCGTTGTCACTTCCAGCGATCCAAGAGTATTGCATATTCTTCTAACCCTAGCAATCCCACAGGGTCACAGGTTTGTCCTAAGGGGATACCTAGCCATCTTAGAGAATCAAAACATGCCCGTGACCTATTACGAATTCGACAAAATTTCCTACCCAGTGATCCCGGAGGGTTAAAAACTCGCCAAAAATTCCGACCTAGCATACTCAAAAAGGTCATTAGTGATCTGAGCGAATCACAAAATGTCACCCAGGTCCAACAGGTCATTAGTGATATTAGAGGATCACAAGATGCCTCACAGGTCACTCCTAGCAATCTTAGAGGATCGCAAGCTATATTACAAATTCCTAGCCATCTTAAAAGATCTCAAACTCGTTGTTCCTTCCAGCGTTCTAAGAGTATTGCAAAATCTTTTAACTCTAGCGATCCCACAGGATCACAAGTTTGTCCTAAGGTGATACCTAGTCATCTTACAAAATCAAAAAATCGCCGTAGCCTGTTACGACGACAGTTACAACAACTACAACAAAAGTTCCAACCCACTGATCCCAGAAGGTCAAACACTCACCAAAAATTCCAACCTAGCATACTTAGAAAATCAAATATTCTCCTAACGCCCAAAAAGGTCCAAAACATTACCAAAGCTGTACAACACGACTATCCCAAAGGACCAAAACCACAACAAGTATCACAAAATGTTCTCAGGGGCTTCTCTACTCCACTAAAAGTAACCTCAGAACCGAATCGCACCGAAACAGGAATGAATAATTTAGACGATGTGGTAGATGAGGAACTTGTAGAGTTTTTGGAGGAAGAAATATTCGACGATAGCGAAGAAGATCAATTAGACAATCGGGATGAACATAGAATAGATGAAAATTCTGTTAGAGATATAGAAAGGGAAGTAAATATAGCTTTACGTGAAGAAAGAATAAATGAAAAAGATCAAACAGATACAGGGGATTCGGATGAAGATGACGAAAATTCTGTTAGTGATGAGAGTGAAGTGGTGGACAAAGAATGTAATAGTCAGGTAGAGAAAGAAAATCGGATAGATGAAAATTCAATCAGAGATGTAGAAAGTGAAGTAGATGACAGTGATTTAGATAAAGATTATAGAATAGAAGAGGACGTGATAGATGAAGATTCAATAAATGAGACAGATGAAGAAGATATTGCTGAAGGCGTTGGCAGGAGAACGCGAAACGTAACAAATAGGACTATGACTGATGAACAGATGCTTCGAAAGCTGACTTCAGAAG CCACGGTGCAGCTGCAGCCCCTTACCTCATCAGATATAAGGAACTGGGTCCACAGGAAGAGACGGagaaaaaactga